A single region of the Paraburkholderia megapolitana genome encodes:
- a CDS encoding YbdK family carboxylate-amine ligase codes for MSLEPFVDSKPFTFGIELEMQIVNTHDYDLTKAGTDLLRLIKDEKIPGNITPEITESMIELSTGICTSHEQAVTDLRTIRDTLVAAADRLNVGLCGGGTHAFQQWSERQIVDTPRFQYLSELYGYLAKQFTVFGQHVHIGCPDSDSALYLLHSMSRFIPHFIALSASSPFVQGVDTGFHSARLNSVFAFPLSGRAPFVLTWDSFEEYFSKMVNTGVVNSMKDFYWDIRPKPGFGTIEVRVMDTPFSVDRAAAIACYIQTLARHLLLDKPLMPKEDDYLVYTFNRFEACRFGLAGTCIDPQTGERKTISEDIIETLERIAPHAEALGSGRALDEVGAIARSQINDATWLRGVVTEEKSLHEAVRQQCLQWRA; via the coding sequence ATGTCACTCGAACCCTTCGTCGATTCGAAACCGTTCACATTCGGTATCGAACTCGAAATGCAGATCGTCAACACACACGATTACGATCTGACCAAAGCCGGCACCGATCTGCTGCGGCTCATCAAGGATGAAAAAATTCCGGGCAACATCACGCCGGAAATCACCGAGAGCATGATCGAGCTGTCCACCGGCATCTGTACTTCGCACGAGCAGGCCGTCACCGATCTGCGCACGATCCGCGACACGCTCGTTGCAGCCGCCGACCGGCTGAACGTCGGTTTATGCGGTGGCGGTACGCACGCATTCCAGCAATGGAGCGAACGGCAGATCGTCGATACGCCGCGTTTCCAGTACCTGTCCGAGCTTTACGGCTACCTCGCGAAACAGTTCACGGTGTTCGGCCAGCACGTGCATATCGGCTGTCCGGATTCGGATAGCGCGCTGTATCTATTGCATTCGATGTCGCGCTTTATTCCACATTTCATTGCGCTGTCGGCATCGTCGCCGTTCGTACAGGGTGTCGACACCGGCTTTCATTCGGCACGCCTGAACTCGGTGTTCGCGTTTCCGTTGTCGGGCCGCGCACCGTTCGTACTCACGTGGGACAGCTTCGAGGAGTACTTCTCGAAGATGGTGAACACGGGCGTCGTCAACAGCATGAAAGATTTCTACTGGGACATCCGTCCCAAACCGGGCTTCGGCACGATCGAAGTCCGCGTGATGGACACGCCGTTTTCCGTCGACCGCGCTGCGGCGATCGCCTGCTACATCCAGACGCTGGCACGCCACCTGTTGCTCGATAAACCGCTGATGCCGAAAGAGGACGACTACCTCGTCTACACATTCAACCGTTTCGAGGCCTGCCGCTTCGGTCTGGCGGGCACCTGCATCGATCCGCAGACCGGCGAACGCAAGACGATTTCCGAAGACATCATCGAGACGCTCGAGCGCATCGCACCGCATGCCGAAGCACTCGGTTCCGGCCGGGCGCTCGACGAAGTCGGCGCGATTGCACGTAGCCAGATCAACGATGCGACCTGGCTGCGCGGCGTCGTTACCGAAGAAAAATCGTTGCACGAAGCAGTGCGGCAGCAGTGCCTGCAATGGCGGGCGTAG
- a CDS encoding cation:proton antiporter: MKSAFSFFPAWPLTPDAIFWAGLALLAAGLCGELCYRAWHLPRISGYAVIGLIAGAAGSGVIDASAASAARPLLDVALGLLLFELGSRLDLRWMRRNYWLILSSFAESTLTFIFVLVVLLFLKVPTMVAMVLASIAMATSPAMVIQLKTELRAEGQVTQRLMALTALNSMYAVVIEKLASSWLHQEVYGNVFATILQPLYLLIGSLILAYGLARACNFFYRRMNMQDEHSFVALFGLVLLAIAVAHLFKLSTILSLLAAGIIVKNLEARPQLWPQHFGTAGWLLTVILFVLTLTTFEWKDIALGGVAAVGLIIARLVAKLLGVLAFAKPSGLNWKQGVALGLSLSPMSALAYLLVDDTYTLYPNFDPMLRAVVMCSIVVLQIVSPWLVYRSLALVGERRE; the protein is encoded by the coding sequence ATGAAGTCGGCGTTTTCATTCTTTCCCGCGTGGCCACTCACGCCCGACGCAATTTTCTGGGCCGGTCTGGCGTTGCTTGCAGCAGGGCTGTGCGGCGAACTCTGTTATCGCGCGTGGCATCTGCCACGTATCTCCGGCTATGCGGTGATCGGTCTGATCGCCGGGGCGGCGGGCTCGGGTGTGATCGATGCGAGTGCGGCATCGGCTGCGCGACCGCTGCTCGACGTCGCGCTCGGGCTGCTGCTGTTCGAACTTGGCAGCCGGCTCGATCTACGCTGGATGCGCCGCAATTACTGGCTGATTCTCTCGAGCTTCGCCGAGTCGACGCTGACCTTCATCTTCGTACTCGTCGTGTTGCTGTTCCTCAAAGTGCCGACGATGGTCGCGATGGTGCTCGCATCGATCGCCATGGCAACGTCGCCCGCGATGGTGATCCAGCTGAAGACCGAGTTGCGCGCAGAAGGTCAGGTCACGCAACGTCTGATGGCGCTCACTGCGCTGAACAGCATGTATGCGGTCGTGATCGAAAAGCTCGCATCGAGCTGGCTGCATCAGGAGGTGTACGGCAACGTATTCGCAACGATCCTGCAGCCGCTGTATCTGCTGATCGGTTCGTTGATCCTGGCATATGGGCTCGCGCGCGCCTGTAATTTCTTCTATCGACGCATGAACATGCAGGACGAGCATTCGTTCGTCGCATTGTTCGGTCTCGTGCTGCTGGCCATTGCAGTCGCGCATCTGTTCAAGCTGTCGACGATCCTGAGTCTGCTCGCCGCCGGCATCATCGTGAAGAATCTCGAAGCGCGTCCGCAACTCTGGCCGCAGCATTTCGGCACAGCGGGATGGCTGCTGACCGTGATCCTGTTCGTGCTGACGCTCACCACGTTCGAGTGGAAAGATATCGCGCTCGGTGGCGTCGCCGCAGTGGGATTGATCATCGCGCGGCTCGTCGCCAAACTGCTCGGCGTGCTAGCCTTCGCGAAACCGAGCGGGCTGAACTGGAAGCAGGGCGTCGCGCTCGGTTTGTCGTTATCGCCGATGTCGGCGCTTGCGTATCTGCTCGTCGACGACACCTACACGCTGTACCCGAATTTCGATCCGATGCTGCGCGCGGTGGTGATGTGCTCGATCGTCGTGTTGCAGATCGTCAGCCCGTGGCTGGTCTATCGCAGTCTTGCGCTCGTTGGCGAGCGCCGCGAGTAG
- the mnmC gene encoding bifunctional tRNA (5-methylaminomethyl-2-thiouridine)(34)-methyltransferase MnmD/FAD-dependent 5-carboxymethylaminomethyl-2-thiouridine(34) oxidoreductase MnmC — protein sequence MTHPLIPATLAFRDNGTPFSPRHDDIYHSAVGGLAQAEYVFLHGNGLPERWQGRRIFTVLETGFGMGINFLATWAAWRADPARCERLHFVSTEKYPFTEADLRAAYAATVAETSIVELAQTLAEAWPTLVPGVHRLEFEGGRVTLTLAFGDALETLPSLWLRADAFYLDGFSPAKNPELWTPPIFKMLARLAGDDATFATYTSAGDVKRALTQTGFEYRKVDGFGWKRAMLVGRFAPRWRVRRHEPPVPLAVNARHAVVIGTGLAGCAAIERLAARGWQITSLERHADIARETSGNPAGVFHPQLSRDDSGTSRITRAGFAYALQRWIALEHAGHDFARSTQGLLQLAADDAELQAMTDAFTAFAWPRDFVAPLSRDEAQRIAKVPLAHGGWFYPHGGWLDPAALCAAQCAAAGTQLERRFGVEVARIERSGDQWTVIDTSGRAIISAPVVIVANAHEAARIAGLQHAATQRVRGQLTLLPRGSIVAPHVPVIGAGYAVPLVDGTTLSGATYHVDDMDASVRSADHLENLERLAEMMPSLDPALRTQNPSTFAGRVAFRCVALDRLPMIGQLADETAATLDAERLRGAWPLDLPRADGLYGAFAYGSRGLVWAALGAELIASQIEGEPWPIERDLAEAIDPARFLLRALRQSTIR from the coding sequence ATGACCCACCCGCTCATCCCTGCGACGCTCGCATTTCGCGATAACGGCACACCGTTTTCGCCGCGTCACGACGACATTTATCACAGCGCGGTCGGCGGTTTGGCTCAGGCCGAATACGTGTTCTTGCACGGCAATGGTCTGCCGGAACGATGGCAAGGTCGGCGGATTTTCACCGTGCTGGAAACCGGCTTCGGCATGGGAATCAACTTCCTCGCGACGTGGGCCGCGTGGCGCGCGGACCCTGCGCGCTGCGAGCGGTTGCATTTCGTTTCGACGGAAAAGTACCCGTTTACTGAGGCCGATTTGCGCGCGGCGTACGCGGCGACGGTTGCGGAAACATCGATCGTAGAGCTGGCACAGACACTCGCCGAGGCGTGGCCGACACTCGTGCCCGGTGTGCATCGACTCGAATTCGAGGGCGGTCGTGTCACGCTGACGCTCGCCTTCGGCGATGCGCTCGAGACACTGCCGTCGCTGTGGTTGCGTGCCGATGCGTTCTATCTCGACGGTTTCTCGCCGGCGAAAAATCCCGAATTGTGGACGCCGCCAATCTTCAAGATGCTCGCGCGCCTCGCCGGCGACGACGCAACCTTCGCCACATATACAAGCGCCGGCGATGTGAAACGCGCGCTCACGCAAACCGGCTTCGAGTATCGCAAGGTGGATGGCTTCGGCTGGAAACGCGCGATGCTGGTCGGTCGTTTCGCGCCGCGTTGGCGCGTACGCCGACACGAGCCGCCGGTACCACTCGCCGTCAACGCACGACATGCCGTCGTGATCGGTACAGGGCTCGCGGGATGTGCAGCAATCGAACGACTCGCTGCGCGCGGCTGGCAAATCACGTCGCTCGAGCGACATGCCGACATTGCACGCGAAACATCGGGCAATCCTGCGGGCGTTTTTCATCCGCAGCTTTCGCGCGATGATAGCGGCACGTCGCGCATTACGCGCGCCGGTTTTGCGTACGCATTACAGCGCTGGATTGCACTCGAACACGCAGGTCATGATTTCGCGCGCAGCACCCAGGGCCTGCTGCAACTCGCCGCTGACGACGCCGAACTGCAAGCCATGACCGACGCGTTCACCGCGTTCGCGTGGCCGCGTGATTTTGTCGCACCGCTGTCGCGCGACGAAGCACAACGTATCGCGAAGGTGCCGCTCGCACACGGTGGATGGTTTTATCCGCACGGCGGCTGGCTCGATCCCGCTGCGCTATGTGCAGCGCAATGCGCCGCGGCCGGCACGCAGCTCGAACGGCGTTTCGGTGTTGAAGTTGCACGGATCGAACGCAGCGGCGATCAATGGACCGTGATCGATACATCGGGTCGCGCAATCATTTCGGCGCCCGTGGTGATTGTCGCGAACGCACATGAGGCCGCGCGGATCGCTGGCCTCCAGCATGCCGCGACACAGCGTGTACGCGGCCAGCTCACGCTACTGCCGCGCGGCAGCATCGTGGCGCCGCACGTGCCGGTCATCGGCGCGGGCTACGCTGTACCGCTCGTCGACGGCACTACGCTGAGCGGCGCGACCTACCACGTCGACGACATGGACGCATCCGTGCGCTCCGCTGATCACCTCGAGAATCTCGAACGCCTCGCGGAAATGATGCCGTCGCTGGATCCCGCATTGCGAACACAGAACCCGTCGACCTTCGCCGGACGCGTCGCGTTTCGCTGCGTCGCACTCGACCGCCTGCCGATGATCGGTCAGCTCGCCGACGAAACCGCCGCTACACTCGACGCCGAACGTCTGCGCGGCGCATGGCCGCTGGATCTACCTCGCGCGGACGGTCTATATGGCGCGTTCGCTTATGGCTCGCGCGGACTGGTGTGGGCGGCGCTCGGTGCCGAACTGATCGCCTCGCAGATCGAAGGCGAGCCGTGGCCGATCGAGCGCGACCTCGCCGAAGCCATCGACCCAGCGCGCTTCCTGCTACGCGCGCTGCGACAAAGCACGATCCGCTGA
- a CDS encoding HU family DNA-binding protein, with product MNKQELIDAVAGQTGASKAQTGETLDTLLEVVKKAVSKGDSVQLIGFGSFGSGKRAARTGRNPKTGETIKIPAAKTVKFTAGKAFKDAVNKR from the coding sequence ATGAACAAACAGGAACTGATCGACGCCGTCGCAGGACAGACGGGCGCCAGCAAGGCTCAAACCGGTGAAACGCTGGACACGTTGCTTGAAGTGGTCAAGAAGGCTGTGTCAAAAGGTGACTCGGTCCAGTTGATCGGCTTTGGCAGCTTCGGTTCGGGCAAGCGCGCAGCACGTACGGGCCGCAACCCGAAGACCGGCGAAACTATCAAGATCCCGGCCGCCAAGACTGTCAAGTTCACGGCTGGTAAAGCGTTCAAGGACGCAGTCAACAAGCGCTAA
- a CDS encoding GTP-binding protein, with translation MNQPPLPVTVLSGFLGAGKTTLLNHILANRAGLRVAVIVNDLAAVNIDAALVRDAAALSHVEEQLVEMSNGCICCTLRDDLLTEIRRLAGEQRFDAILIESTGIAEPMPIAETFTFVDDDGVSLSDVARLDTMVTVVDAFNFLRDYACADALAERGLAATDEDDRTLVELLIEQIEFCDVLVMNKTDLVSADDLTRLQHILAHINPRAVQVLSRFGVVPLAEVLDTKRFDFDEASNAPGWLASLQHDHDHAHHGEADEFGIGNFVYRARRPFHPERLWALLHEEWKGVLRSKGFFWLATRNDIAGSLSQAGGACRHGPAGMWWAAQDRSEWPEGDDELLAEITADWHGDLHDTSIGDRRQELVMIGVDIDPTLWRGKFDACLLNDDEYAQGAEAWSHFADPFPAWNLDAEDDHDHDHDHGDGEIVHRHD, from the coding sequence ATGAACCAGCCGCCACTGCCCGTCACCGTGCTCTCGGGTTTTCTGGGCGCGGGCAAGACCACGCTCCTCAATCACATCCTCGCGAACCGCGCGGGCCTGCGCGTGGCCGTGATCGTCAACGATCTCGCCGCCGTCAACATCGATGCTGCGCTCGTGCGCGATGCCGCTGCGCTATCGCACGTCGAGGAGCAGCTCGTCGAGATGTCAAACGGTTGCATCTGCTGCACGCTGCGCGACGATCTGCTGACCGAGATCCGGCGGCTTGCCGGCGAACAGCGTTTCGATGCAATCCTGATTGAATCGACCGGTATTGCCGAGCCGATGCCGATCGCCGAAACCTTCACGTTCGTCGACGACGACGGCGTGTCGCTGTCCGACGTTGCACGGCTCGATACGATGGTGACTGTCGTCGACGCGTTCAACTTCCTGCGCGACTATGCCTGCGCCGATGCGCTCGCCGAACGCGGCCTCGCCGCCACCGACGAAGACGATCGCACGCTCGTCGAATTGTTGATCGAACAGATTGAGTTCTGCGATGTACTCGTCATGAACAAGACCGATCTCGTCAGTGCCGACGATCTCACACGTTTGCAGCACATTCTTGCTCACATCAATCCGCGCGCGGTGCAGGTATTGAGCCGCTTTGGCGTAGTTCCGCTCGCTGAAGTGCTCGATACGAAACGCTTCGATTTCGACGAAGCGTCGAATGCACCGGGCTGGCTCGCCTCGCTGCAACACGATCACGACCACGCGCATCACGGCGAGGCTGATGAATTCGGTATCGGCAACTTCGTTTATCGCGCGCGCAGGCCGTTTCATCCGGAACGTCTGTGGGCGCTGCTGCATGAAGAGTGGAAAGGTGTACTGCGTAGCAAAGGCTTTTTCTGGCTCGCGACGCGCAATGACATTGCAGGTTCGCTATCGCAGGCAGGCGGCGCATGTCGCCATGGGCCAGCGGGAATGTGGTGGGCCGCGCAGGATCGCAGCGAGTGGCCCGAGGGCGATGACGAACTGCTCGCGGAAATCACCGCCGACTGGCACGGCGATCTGCACGATACGAGTATCGGCGACCGTCGTCAGGAACTGGTGATGATCGGTGTCGATATCGATCCGACGTTATGGCGCGGAAAGTTTGATGCGTGTCTGTTGAACGACGACGAGTACGCGCAGGGAGCCGAAGCCTGGTCGCATTTCGCCGATCCGTTCCCCGCGTGGAATCTCGATGCCGAAGACGACCATGATCATGACCACGATCACGGCGATGGAGAGATCGTGCACCGGCACGACTAA
- a CDS encoding lytic transglycosylase domain-containing protein, which produces MKLAAFTVAAAVALGALCAAGPARADCFDEAANYQKVNPLILRAIAWQESHNRPEALHKNANGSTDYGVMQINSIHLPTLAHYGISSDTLMQPCKNVYIAAWHLRQKMNKYGNTWQAVGAYHSETPSLRDQYAKQIVAILQKWNLLQASR; this is translated from the coding sequence ATGAAACTGGCTGCCTTCACCGTTGCCGCTGCCGTTGCGCTAGGTGCACTGTGTGCCGCCGGGCCCGCGCGCGCGGATTGCTTCGACGAGGCGGCAAACTATCAGAAGGTGAACCCGCTCATCCTGCGCGCCATCGCGTGGCAGGAATCGCATAACCGGCCGGAAGCGCTGCATAAGAATGCGAACGGCTCGACCGACTACGGCGTGATGCAGATCAATTCGATCCATCTGCCTACGCTCGCTCACTACGGCATTTCATCCGATACGCTGATGCAGCCGTGCAAGAACGTCTACATTGCCGCCTGGCATCTGCGCCAGAAGATGAACAAATACGGCAACACCTGGCAGGCGGTCGGCGCGTACCACTCGGAAACGCCGTCGCTGCGCGATCAGTACGCGAAGCAGATCGTCGCCATTCTGCAGAAATGGAACCTGTTGCAGGCGTCGCGCTGA